In Lacibacter sp. H407, the genomic window TTTGAATCAATCGCCTTCACTGCATAAATATTATTACTGCTCAAGCCTTCACTCATACTTAAAACAGTAAATGATTTTCCGTACGACCTCCCATCAACATATTTTAACACTCCGCCCGAATGCGTAGCGACCCAAACAGCGCCTGTTTTATCCTGTGTAATATCATGTACCAGATTGAGCGGAGTGTAGTGTCTTGCCTCGGGCGATTCGGTATACAATGTAAACTTCTTGGTTTTCAAATGATACTTGTAAACGCCATGACTAAACGTACCGATCCATACATTGCCATTTATTGTATCTAAAAACAATGGATTGCTTTTAATAATGTCAGCAACTGTTGCTGAATCGGCAGGTATAGTAAATTTCTTCCTCTTGGTATCGTAAAAACTAATAGTACCTATAAAGCCACTAAACCAATAGTTGCCATCTGTATCTACTATTACATCCCTGAAAGCGCCTTTGCCTTCGGGCATTGGAAATTGTACAAAGCCTTTTAATGACTTATTATATTGATAAACTGCATCATCTGCAAGCAACCAGATAGTACCTTTTCTGTCTTTCCTTACGTTTCTGCAACTTGCAAATCGTTTTCCGTCAGCTGTACCCGAAATTGTTTCAACAGTATTGTTCTTTCGGTTTACGATAAACACCATTGCCTTTGTTGTTGAACATAAAAAATAACGATCATCCTCTGCATCATACAACAAACCCGACATGGGATTGTCGCCAACACGATCCGACACATTCATGAGTGGCAGAAATGATGCGAGTTGATTATTGCCATCGTATTTTACAATTCCGTTATCGCTTGCCAGCCATGTAATACCACAGTTGTCTTTGTAAACATCACGGATGCTTCCCTCCGGCAATGAAACAGATAATTCCGGTATATTTTTTTGCAGGTACACGTTGTTTGATGCTGCATCAATCAACATCAAGCCATCAGAGGCCCCAACCCAATCGTATTGAATAGCAGGTAACGAAAATTTTACTGAAGGATATGAAATAGTTAATACGCTTACTTCCTTAAATGTTTTCTTTGTTTCATCAAAACAAAATATCCTGTTACCGGATAATGTAATAAATACTTTTGCCTGTGCCCGGTTATAGACCATTTCAAGCGAATAGGTTTCGTAGCCATGCCCTGCTACTGAATAGCGACCGGTTACTTTGTTAAATACAACCAACCCAAATGTTGTGGCCAACCATAATTCATCGTTTGTTTTTGGAAGAATCTTTAATACAGAAAAATACCGCCCCTTGTATTGAGGAAGTAATTGGGGAACAATTCGTTTCCAGGGATAGTGTGTAAATGTTTGTGTTTTATTATCAAATACCGATATGCCTTGAAAATCTGTTGCGAGCCATAGCCTGTTATTATCATCAATATAACTGTCCCATACAATAGGGTTCAGTAACATTCTCGGTGTATCAATACCAAGTGCTTCATAACGTTGCCATATTTTCTTTACTGGATGGTAGCGGTTCAACCCACTCATGGTTGATACCCAGATGAATCCATTCTTATCTTCCTCAATATCATTTATGAGCTCATTTGAAATACTGTTCTTCACAGGCACAAACACTGAAAAATCAAAACCATTGTAGCGGTTCAATCCATTCTTGGTTCCTACCCATAAAAAACCGGTCTTATCTTTTAGAAAACAAGTAACACGATTGTCGGACAAGCCATCTTTTTCCGTTAGTGTTTCAAAAAACGACTGTTGCTGCGCTTGTGTAATTACACAAACAAAAAAAGAAAGCAGTAACAACAGCAGTTTGGCCATGCCTAAAAATACAATAAACTGCCTGAGATCGTACATCCATAAAAGGGTGAAATTATTTAATGTGTTTCACTTGCCTGATCTTTTGTAGTAACAGAACCTGGTTCATTTTAAGGCAGCTCCATACCCGAATGAAGGCGGACGATCTGTTTTATTTGCTGACAACGTTTGTAATTTCATTGCAGGATCGATCACTACAGGCATTGCAAATTTTCATTATATCAACTCCTGCAATTGTATCGATTGCTGCTTTTGATACTGTTTCATACGACAACAATACAATGAAACGATGCAAACAATCCTGCTGACCATTTCCGTTTTGATTCTTATTGAGTATATTTACAGCCTCTAACATAATCCTTTGAACAGACTTGCCTTTTCTCATCACCTCTGTTATTGAATTTCGAGTGTTAACCTGATGCACATCTTGTGCTGATTAAACTTATGTTATGAGAACTCCGCTATTGTTGAGCCTTTTGTTGTTTGCACTTTGTGTAACAGCAGTAACTGTAAATGCCCAGGAACCCGGAGCATTGCATAATCCGAAGATTGACTTGAACATCAGTCCGCTACATAACAAAAAAATAAATCCTGAATACAGTCACGGTATCAATCCGCAAAAAAACAGGAACATCAATCCGGTTTTTAATAAAGAGATCAATCCGGTTGAAAGCAGCAGCATCAATCCAAAGCTGAACGACGAGATCAACCCTCTCAAGAATCAATTGCTGAATCCATTATTGTATAAAAATCTATATCCAACCAGTGCAAACTGGAGAGGTCTATATATTTACGACGGAAAAGACAATCTGACGGGTTACATTACGAGGCCGTCAAAAGATGTGTTGATCTGTTTTGATTTGAAAGGAACCTGGACTTGTTATTATGTGCTCACAAACGTGGGAACCTACAACCATTTTGATATGAATGGAGAATGGACCGGTGATTATATTTGTTCAGATTCAAATGCAGGCTTCAATGTATTTAATAAGGAAGGCGTTTGGACCGGGAAGCATATCAAATAAAATCAACGTAATTCCTTTGCCCACGCCTGTGCAGTTGCAGCGATCGATTCAACATCCTGCAGCTCCATACACTTGAAATGTTTTTTCGGGCAGGCATCATGACCAATTTTTGAGCAAGGCCGGCAACCAAGATCGTTTACCTGGAATTGAGCAGTTGTAACCGGATTGTTTCCATAATAAGGCGTCATACCAAATGCCGGAACAGTATTTCCCCAAACGCTGATAACGGGTTTCTTCAATGCGGCAGCAATATGCATCAGCCCGGTATCATGACTGATGATGAGTTTTGCTTTACGTACAAGATCAGCACTTTCGTTGATCGAAAATTTACCGCAGGCGTTGTAAATTTTTATGTCGTCGATCGCTGCAATTTCATCGCCAGCTGCTTTATCGTCTGGTCCGCCCAGCAACACAATTGGATGCTGCAAAGCGGCGCATAATTTTTGTAATTGATGTACCGGTAATTTTTTGGTTGCATGTGCTGCACCAATTACCAAACCAATGTATCCCAACGCATGTGCATGTGGCAGATCTTCCTGTTTGGTTTCTTCATCGCCTGGTATAAAATAATCTAATCCCTTTCCATCATTTTTTACGCCGAATGATTTTACCGTATCAAAACATCTGTCAACAATATGAACCGCCGGCATACGGTTGATCTTTAAATTCGTCAATAACCATTTCTGTACATTCAGTTTATCAAACGAAAACGATTTTACTTTCAGTTCTTTCTTGATCTTTAAAGTTCGAATGTTACGATGCAGATCAATGATATAATCGAACTTCTCTTCCTTTAATTGATGCAGCAGCAGATCCCAATCGTTATTGAGATAATGAAACTTATCGACGTAGGGATTCGACGCAATGACTTTGTGAAAACTAAACTTGGTGAGATAATGTACTTCAGCATCGGGCACCTGTTGTTTTAAACAACGAACTACCGGTGTGGTTAACACAATATCGCCGATGGAACTGAATCGGATGATTAGAAATTTCATTTGTTGAAGTTCATGGTTGATGGATCATAGTTCATGGTGCTATACTATGAACTATCAACTATACACTATTAACTTTTCTACGGCAACATCTCCTCGCCTTCTACGTAGTTCAAATCTTTATGAAACGTTTCTTCTGTAAAGTAAGCTGCTACTAATGTAACACTGATCACTACAGCGGCGGTAACAATACCACTTTGTGTAAGGCCCCATCCCCATGATTTCTGAAACAGGTTGAGGAACATTAAATTCATCAACGGCAATGCACCACGTACCATATTTGGAATAGTGGTGGCAGCAGTAGCACGAAGATTTGTTCCAAACTGTTCTGCACCCATTGTAACAAAAATGGCCCAGAAACCTGTACTGAAACCAAGCAATGTGCAGATGGCGTACATCGCCGTATCCGAACTGTTCAGTGGCGAAAAGAACAATGCAATTCCAATGATCGTGAGTCCGTAAAATAAAAACAACGCTTTCTTTCTGCTTTTGAAATACTGACTTACAAAACCTATGAGAATATCACCGATCGCAATGGCAGCATAAGCAAACATGATGGCCCGTCCGCTATCGATCTTTGTATCACCATAAAATTCTTTCGCAAAGCGGTTACTGAGATTCACCAATATCCCGATCACATACCAGGTTGGTAATCCAATTAAAATGGCCAGTATATATTTACGAAAACGGGTAGCGTTATTAAAGAACATCAGGATGTTTCCTCTCGATACATTCTTATCTTTCACTTCATTAAACATTCCACTCTCGGCAACGCTCACACGAAGTAAAAGCAAACCGATACCGAGTCCGCCGCCAATTTTAT contains:
- a CDS encoding glycosyltransferase family 9 protein, which codes for MKFLIIRFSSIGDIVLTTPVVRCLKQQVPDAEVHYLTKFSFHKVIASNPYVDKFHYLNNDWDLLLHQLKEEKFDYIIDLHRNIRTLKIKKELKVKSFSFDKLNVQKWLLTNLKINRMPAVHIVDRCFDTVKSFGVKNDGKGLDYFIPGDEETKQEDLPHAHALGYIGLVIGAAHATKKLPVHQLQKLCAALQHPIVLLGGPDDKAAGDEIAAIDDIKIYNACGKFSINESADLVRKAKLIISHDTGLMHIAAALKKPVISVWGNTVPAFGMTPYYGNNPVTTAQFQVNDLGCRPCSKIGHDACPKKHFKCMELQDVESIAATAQAWAKELR
- a CDS encoding ligand-binding sensor domain-containing protein; the protein is MYDLRQFIVFLGMAKLLLLLLSFFVCVITQAQQQSFFETLTEKDGLSDNRVTCFLKDKTGFLWVGTKNGLNRYNGFDFSVFVPVKNSISNELINDIEEDKNGFIWVSTMSGLNRYHPVKKIWQRYEALGIDTPRMLLNPIVWDSYIDDNNRLWLATDFQGISVFDNKTQTFTHYPWKRIVPQLLPQYKGRYFSVLKILPKTNDELWLATTFGLVVFNKVTGRYSVAGHGYETYSLEMVYNRAQAKVFITLSGNRIFCFDETKKTFKEVSVLTISYPSVKFSLPAIQYDWVGASDGLMLIDAASNNVYLQKNIPELSVSLPEGSIRDVYKDNCGITWLASDNGIVKYDGNNQLASFLPLMNVSDRVGDNPMSGLLYDAEDDRYFLCSTTKAMVFIVNRKNNTVETISGTADGKRFASCRNVRKDRKGTIWLLADDAVYQYNKSLKGFVQFPMPEGKGAFRDVIVDTDGNYWFSGFIGTISFYDTKRKKFTIPADSATVADIIKSNPLFLDTINGNVWIGTFSHGVYKYHLKTKKFTLYTESPEARHYTPLNLVHDITQDKTGAVWVATHSGGVLKYVDGRSYGKSFTVLSMSEGLSSNNIYAVKAIDSNLWVVSGNHLFSINIYTNKITRPVSGKQVFPFTSYSSHDYWPQRLAYDAERNEISIAVGGGVMFLENKKPISKERFPLVLNAVIINGQSLADSLLLLKRTVFNSPLKDLVISFSALHYSLPQLLQYEYKLEGADVQWQQASNINRVQYQNLSAGDYQFKLRAKTFHGTVSQNEISVTFVIKPFFYQTWWFRLFCVLAVAAILYAVYKYQLNKKLEVERLRHRISRDLHDDIGSALTTINVLSKVALNKGDDQSSVQGYLTRIKDSAQQTMESMSDIVWAINPTNDSLESMLVRMKEYAAELCEAKGIELKFDADSSIAHRKLDVAYRKNVFLIFKEAVNNAVKYSNGNNLLITLGMKADHVLHLSVADDGKGFAGVKKNGGNGLKNMKSRAEELNGTLTINTSAENGTTVQLDLPIT
- a CDS encoding MFS transporter, whose product is MLARPSTSVLSLPVIVAALGYFVDIYDLLLFTIVREPSVVGVGVDKADTAAMIAASTKIINWQMVGLLIGGILWGVIGDKKGRLSVLFGSILLYSVANFVTGFVTTVDQYAYARFVAGIGLAGELGAGITLVSELLPKNKRGIGTSLVAGIGLFGAVFAYFTYQFTDDWRLCYKIGGGLGIGLLLLRVSVAESGMFNEVKDKNVSRGNILMFFNNATRFRKYILAILIGLPTWYVIGILVNLSNRFAKEFYGDTKIDSGRAIMFAYAAIAIGDILIGFVSQYFKSRKKALFLFYGLTIIGIALFFSPLNSSDTAMYAICTLLGFSTGFWAIFVTMGAEQFGTNLRATAATTIPNMVRGALPLMNLMFLNLFQKSWGWGLTQSGIVTAAVVISVTLVAAYFTEETFHKDLNYVEGEEMLP